Genomic DNA from Pseudofrancisella aestuarii:
CATAACCAACTTCTGTAAATTTAGTAGCTTCAACCTTTATGAACGGAGCGTCTGCAAGCTTTGCTAGTCTTCTAGCTATTTCTGTTTTACCAACACCTGTTGGACCAATCATTAAAATATTCTTTGGTGTAACTTCTTGACGCATTTCATCATTAAGTTGCATACGGCGCCATCTGTTTCTAAGAGCAATTGCAACAGCTTTTTTTGCATCATTTTGACCAATAATATGTCTTTCTAGTTCATTAACAATTGCTTTTGGGGTCATTATTTGTGTCATAAAAAGTTATCCTTTTTGTTTATTCTCTAGGCTTTCTATAGTGAAATTATGGTTTGTATATATACAAGTATCAGCTGCTATTGTTAAACTCTTTCTTACAATTTCTTCAGCAGTAAGATCTGTATTTTCAACTAATGCAGTTGCTGCTGATCTAGCATAAGTAGAACCTGAGCCTATGGATATAATATTATTTTTATCTGCCGCCATAACATCTCCAGCACCAGAAATTAGTAAAGATAGGTTTTCATCAGCAACTATTATCATTGCTTCAAGTTTACTAAGCATTCTATCAAGTCTCCATTCACGAACCATTTCGACAGCTGCTCTTTCTAGGTTTCCTTGATAGAACTCTAATTTTTGTTCAAATTTCTCAAAAAGTGTAAAAGCATCAGCGGTAGATCCTGCAAAACCAGTAAGTACTTTACCATTATTCAACTTTCTAACTTTAACAATATTTTCTTTAGCTATCGTATGTCCAAGAGTAGCTTGCCCATCTCCACCTACAACAACTTTATCTCCTTTTCTTACACATAAGATAGTTGTACCTTTCATGTTTTCCATAATCTATGCCTTTCGTTTATTTTATTAGGTTATTAAATCCTTATTTTAATATATGTGGAGCTTGTTTAGATTTTTACAAGTTTTTTAATAAAAAAATCTTTATAATATTGCTAATTATTGGAATAACCTCATAAAAAAAGTGTTAAAAAAGATATATTTTTTTGTAAAGAATAGACCATTTCCGTTTTTTATCCTTTTAGTAGCTATTATTTATTTGTCACTATTAGGATATGCACCTTTATTTGATAGAGATGAAGGCTATTATGTTTCAGTAGCGATGAATATGCATAATTCAGGAGATTTTCTGTTACCTGTTTATAATGGCGCATATTGGTTAGAAAAACCAGTATTACTTTATTGGTTGATGAATGCTTCAATCTATTTATTTGGAGCTACAGTTTTTGCAATGAGGTTACATGCTGCGCTAAGTGGTATCTTATTAATAATATCTATGAGCTTTTTATTAATAAAAATCTTAAAGGATAGAAAGGAGGCTTTAATAATAGCAGCTTCTGTTGCTTTTATGCCTTTAGTAGTTCTGTTAGCTAGAACAAGCATGATAGATATGACATTAACTCTTTTTACTACTTTAACATTATTGACCTTTTTTATTGGTACTGAGTCTGAAGAACCTAAAGATAGGAAATGGTATTATTTTTCATGGGCTTGTATGGGCTTGACTTTTTTTGCAAAAGGACCAGTTGGAATCGCATTTATTTTACCCTCAGTTGGAATATATTTACTTATTCAGAATAAGTTATGGAATGTTATAAAAAGAGTTAATTTTCCAGTGGGTATATTAATTTTTTGTTTAGTTAATTTCTGGTATTTTATAGTCTTTTATAATATGGGAAATAAGTTTTGGAATGATTTTTTCGTTCAACAAATTTTTAATAGAAGCTCAGAAAGTTTAGTTGGAGGGACAGCTATTTTTACAGGCTTGGGAGGAGTGTTTTTTTATATTGGCATTGTATTTTCAACTACTGGAGCATTCATAGCTCTTGCTGTTTCTGGATTGTTCATGAGTTTTAATAAAGAATTTATAAAAAGAAGGACAACCTTTGACAAATTAGCTTTATATTCATCTATCATTTGTATTATAGCTACGATAGTTTTTAGCTTGGCAGCAACTAAACTACCTTATTATATTTTACCGATATATCCTTTTTTAGGGATTTTAGTTGGGTATTTTTGGAGTAATTTTAGTTTAGAGAAAAAATTAAGAAATAATATCAAAAGAGCTTTCTGGACTATTTTTTCATTAAGTACTTTTATATTGGTTTTGGCTGGAATTTTAGTGCCGACAGTAATACTTTTTTTAGATTGGAATAGTATAGTTGTTGCAGGGGAGCTAAATATTAATCCAGTAGAATATGACATTCCATATAGCATACCAATTAATTTATGGTTAGCTTATTTAGTGGCCTTAATAAGTTTATTAACTTTTGTTGGTTTTAGATATTTCTATAAGAAAAATAACTTTTCTTATATGCTTAGGACAATAATCTTAGGAGGCTTTGCTTTAAGTATATCTTCATGTTTTATTTTTAGCTCAATAGTGAATTGGTTACAAAAACCAGCAATAGATATGTCAGAAGCATTAAAAGTAAAAGTATCTAAAGATGCTGAGATTGCTGAGTTTGCATTAGTTAAGCCATCTTTACATTTTTATACAGGCAAAGAAGTAATAAATGAGTATGCTTTTAAAACTGATATTTCAATACATAATAAAGAATTAGGTATAGAGCATTATAGTTTGATTGAAAATCTTAATGAATTTAATAAAAAATTTAAACAAGATTATCCTTATTACTTAATAGTTAGAAAAGGTATTAGTAATTATAAAGATATAAATCGTGCATATAGGGTACAAGAATTTGGACCATATTTATTGTTAGGTAATAAATATGCTTTAGAACAATGGCAAAGTTCTACAAATTAAAATCATTTTTATGATATATTTTTATAGGCTATAAAATATTAAACAAACTTGAGTAAATTATGAATGATTTAAATTTTAGAGAAACACTCTCAGTTGCAAATAGTATTTATAAGAAAGCATTTAAGGTGACTTTCATATTGGCATTTATGTTATCTTTCATATCTGAATATAGTACAGTTTATTTGATGAACCATGGATTGTATGAGTATGTTAAAAGTGGAGGTAAAGATATAGAAAATCTTCCACCAGGAGGAGTTTTAATAGGAATCTTTCTAATTATAATTTTCTCAACCATTTTTGTTTATGGAATGATAGCTTTAGTTCAAGGGCTATTAATGAAAGAAAATGAATTAAAAGCTTTTGATTCGGTGAAAATAGCTTTACAGATTTTTTCTAAAAGAGTTTTTCCTTTTATAGGAGTTTTTCTATTGTCTATGATAGCATTGACAATACTTTCTGCATTTCTTCAATATTTAGGAATATATATTGCAACCTTATTGTTCTTAACAGCGTTACCTGCAGTTATTTTAGGTAGTGAGAATGTCTTTCAGTCAATTTTAAATAATTTTAATGCTATTAGATCAAACTTACTTTATATGCTTAGTCTTGCTTTTATAGTGTTTGCTTTAATACTTGTGAAGCCTATTTTGACTTATGGATTTATATATTTATTACAGAATATGGAGTTTACAAGTAATTCATTAGGTGTTAGTGTACAAAATATTTTTATAACAATAGTTGATTCATTTGTTATCCCTTATATGTTTGCAATAAGTGTTGCAACTTATTTAACAATAAAGAAATAAGTTTCTATAAATCAATTGTTCTCATATCTGTAACAGTCATTCCAGCTTTTAATGCATGAACTAATCCAGGAATGCCATCTTCAAATACATGACATTCATGATAAGGAATATCATATTTATCAGCAATTAAAGTGAATGCTTCTGTAGTATTTTTAGAAGGGTGATCATCATCGGCAGTAATTATTTCATTAAAGAGGTTAGTTATCCCAAGAGCATCAAGTGTCTTGAAGACATTTTTTTTCGTACCACCAGACAAAACAACCATCTTCTTATGATTATAATATTTATTTATAATCTCAATAGCAGGTTTTATGGCTATTCCTTTATCAATATTTTTATTAGTATAAGAAGCTATTTCATTAGCAATATGATTAATTTCTAAGTCACCAAGTTGTTTATATAAATGTTTTAATATATATCTACTAGGCATTCCATGAAAGTTGTCTAGGTTTTCAGTAGTTATATGTAATTTATGAGAAGTTAAAACGGTTTCCCATGCATTTATATGAATAGGCATATTATTTGCAATAGTTCCATCACAATCAAATATTAAAAGTTTAGTATTTTTATTAATTAGGAGCATGAATAAATCTCAGTTATATAATAAGATTGATACTAAAATTATATTGTTATAATCCTAATATTTAAATCTACATTTTTATTATATAAGTATTTAATTTTTTTAGTATAAACAGCTAAAAATATGTTATTCTGTTGAAAGCTATATATCTGCTAACCAAATTTGTATTATTTATTTTTCATTTGGTAAGTATAACTGGGCTTGGACTCTGGCGAATATAGTAATGATAACTATTCAAACAATAGATTAAACATGTTTGATTTTGATAAGAAAGATAAGAGTTCAGGACTCATTTTAAATCCGAGATCAGGCCTTATAAAGTAGAAGAGAAATTTATAATGAAGCTATCTAAAGTTAAATTATTTTTTTTAGGACTCTTTTTAATTAGTAGTACTTATGCTAATGAAGGAGATCAAAAAAATACAGATAGCTTAACTAGTGCTGATACAAAGGCTCTTTTAGAGTTGCAAAAGCAAATCCAGGAGTTACAAGGTGAAATTAGTAGTTATAAAGAAACAGATCCAAGAGCTAATTTTGGGATACCTCCAGCTACTAGCGATGCGGATGGTTTTGTAACCTATAGTTCTAAGGTTGGTCCTGAAGAGGATATAGGAGTAGATAAAATATTAAAAGGTGCTCCAGATGGTAGTGTTATTAGTGATGCTGCTAATGAAGATTTCTTTCAGTATACTATTACTAGTAGTATTGTAAATAGTAAAGGTGGGATTGATGTTTCAGAAGCTGCACCTATCACAACTCAAGGTCAAGTTTCTTATTTAGGTTCGTTCTCCGGTAACAACTCTATTCCAATAGGGCAAATTAGCTCAAACCTTTTTGCTTCAACATTATTAGGTCAAAGAGGAAAATTTGATGATTATTCTGTTTTCTTTGGTGGATTTATTGAGGCGGATGCTCAAGTATGGTTTGGATCTCAAATACCAACAAGAAAAAATAATCGTAGTGCTAATGGGCAAAATATTTATTTAAATTCAGCTAAATTATATTTCCTATCAAATTTAGGACACTATGTGACAGCGCAGTTTGATTTTGATGCGGATGGTGCAGATAATTTCAATGTTGGTAATGCTTTTGTTATATTTGGTAACTTAGATACGTCTCCATGGTTTGTGACTGCAGGTAGAAATAAACTTTCTGTTGGAGCATTTGGTGGCGGTGGTCCATTAACTGCAGGTATTACTAAAAACTTATTCTCTCCAGGTAATGTTACTAACGTTTCATTAAATTATAAAAAAGAAAGGCATAACTTTAATATCGCTGTTTTTGGTGCAGAAAATAAAAATACAAATTCTACTGATGCAGATTTCTCATTAGCATATTTTTATGCTGCTCCAGTTAATGAATATTTAGCTTTAGGTTTTAATGCTGGATATATCTTTAATGGAAGAGGAGCGGGTACCCGTAATTTTGATAATATAACTGATACCGCTAGAGTAGGAGTAGTGAACTCAGATATTAACTTAGCATTTTCAAACATTCTTCCAGGATTATTCCAGATTGGTGCTGGTTGGGCTCAGACAACTAATAGTAGCTCGCAATATAATGGCATGAGCAATACTTATGCAGGTGCTTGGACTGTTCAGGCTAACTATGCTCAGAAGTTAGCAGGTAGAAATACTAACTTTAACGTAAGTTACGGACAAACATATAATGCTAATAATATTCCAATGAAGCTTTCATCACCAGTTATTGGAGATAATGTAACTAGTGGTATAGGTATGTCAAATCAATTAATTTTCTCAGCTCAGAGAGCTTATTTTGATAATAATGTACTATTTGGCCCAGAATACTCTTACCAAAAACTATATAATGGACAATCTACAAATACGATTACATTAGATATGGCTGTTTATGTTTAAATAGTTTATATAATGTTGACATACTAAAGATTTATTAGCACAATTTAAATATACTAATTTGGTATAAATAAAAAATAGACAAAGCATATAATTAACAGGAGGTTTGTTATGGTATTGGTTGGTAAAAAAGCACCTATTTTTAATGCTCCAGCAGTTTTAGGTAATGGAGAAATAGTTGATAACTATGATTTTGCAGCAGAAACTAAAGGTAAGTATGCAGTAATTGTATTTTATCCTCTAGATTTTACTTTTGTATGTCCTTCTGAGCTTATAGCGTTAGATAAAAGAACTGCAAAATTAAAAGAGCTTGGAGTAGAGGTGATTTCTGTATCTATTGATTCTCATTTTACACATAATGCTTGGAGAAATACTCCAATTAATGATGGTGGAATTGGACCAGTTAAATATACAATGGTAGCTGATATAGCACAAACAATAGTAAAAGACTATGATGTTCAAGCTGAAGGCGGTATGGCTTATAGAGGGACTTTCTTGATTGATAAAGAAGGTGTTGTTCGTCATCAAGTAGTTAATGATCTACCTTTAGG
This window encodes:
- a CDS encoding HAD family hydrolase, coding for MLLINKNTKLLIFDCDGTIANNMPIHINAWETVLTSHKLHITTENLDNFHGMPSRYILKHLYKQLGDLEINHIANEIASYTNKNIDKGIAIKPAIEIINKYYNHKKMVVLSGGTKKNVFKTLDALGITNLFNEIITADDDHPSKNTTEAFTLIADKYDIPYHECHVFEDGIPGLVHALKAGMTVTDMRTIDL
- a CDS encoding DUF3573 domain-containing protein; protein product: MKLSKVKLFFLGLFLISSTYANEGDQKNTDSLTSADTKALLELQKQIQELQGEISSYKETDPRANFGIPPATSDADGFVTYSSKVGPEEDIGVDKILKGAPDGSVISDAANEDFFQYTITSSIVNSKGGIDVSEAAPITTQGQVSYLGSFSGNNSIPIGQISSNLFASTLLGQRGKFDDYSVFFGGFIEADAQVWFGSQIPTRKNNRSANGQNIYLNSAKLYFLSNLGHYVTAQFDFDADGADNFNVGNAFVIFGNLDTSPWFVTAGRNKLSVGAFGGGGPLTAGITKNLFSPGNVTNVSLNYKKERHNFNIAVFGAENKNTNSTDADFSLAYFYAAPVNEYLALGFNAGYIFNGRGAGTRNFDNITDTARVGVVNSDINLAFSNILPGLFQIGAGWAQTTNSSSQYNGMSNTYAGAWTVQANYAQKLAGRNTNFNVSYGQTYNANNIPMKLSSPVIGDNVTSGIGMSNQLIFSAQRAYFDNNVLFGPEYSYQKLYNGQSTNTITLDMAVYV
- a CDS encoding ArnT family glycosyltransferase produces the protein MLKKIYFFVKNRPFPFFILLVAIIYLSLLGYAPLFDRDEGYYVSVAMNMHNSGDFLLPVYNGAYWLEKPVLLYWLMNASIYLFGATVFAMRLHAALSGILLIISMSFLLIKILKDRKEALIIAASVAFMPLVVLLARTSMIDMTLTLFTTLTLLTFFIGTESEEPKDRKWYYFSWACMGLTFFAKGPVGIAFILPSVGIYLLIQNKLWNVIKRVNFPVGILIFCLVNFWYFIVFYNMGNKFWNDFFVQQIFNRSSESLVGGTAIFTGLGGVFFYIGIVFSTTGAFIALAVSGLFMSFNKEFIKRRTTFDKLALYSSIICIIATIVFSLAATKLPYYILPIYPFLGILVGYFWSNFSLEKKLRNNIKRAFWTIFSLSTFILVLAGILVPTVILFLDWNSIVVAGELNINPVEYDIPYSIPINLWLAYLVALISLLTFVGFRYFYKKNNFSYMLRTIILGGFALSISSCFIFSSIVNWLQKPAIDMSEALKVKVSKDAEIAEFALVKPSLHFYTGKEVINEYAFKTDISIHNKELGIEHYSLIENLNEFNKKFKQDYPYYLIVRKGISNYKDINRAYRVQEFGPYLLLGNKYALEQWQSSTN
- a CDS encoding peroxiredoxin; amino-acid sequence: MVLVGKKAPIFNAPAVLGNGEIVDNYDFAAETKGKYAVIVFYPLDFTFVCPSELIALDKRTAKLKELGVEVISVSIDSHFTHNAWRNTPINDGGIGPVKYTMVADIAQTIVKDYDVQAEGGMAYRGTFLIDKEGVVRHQVVNDLPLGRNMDEVIRMVEALQFHEQYGEVCPAGWNKGDEGMKASPNGVAEYLAGHSKDL
- the hslV gene encoding ATP-dependent protease subunit HslV; protein product: MENMKGTTILCVRKGDKVVVGGDGQATLGHTIAKENIVKVRKLNNGKVLTGFAGSTADAFTLFEKFEQKLEFYQGNLERAAVEMVREWRLDRMLSKLEAMIIVADENLSLLISGAGDVMAADKNNIISIGSGSTYARSAATALVENTDLTAEEIVRKSLTIAADTCIYTNHNFTIESLENKQKG